In Halococcus saccharolyticus DSM 5350, the following are encoded in one genomic region:
- a CDS encoding nitroreductase family protein, whose amino-acid sequence MQQQSDSDSEHAGSTVDGLREPVDEHRDPAYDIDPLFVNRWSPRSMTGDTLPEDDLLALFEAARWAPSSYNNQHWRFVYATPDDDAWDDFVDLLAEGNREWATDAAALVVILSKTTFDHNDEPAPTHSFDTGAATENLALEGARRGLVVHGMQGFDYDAAAELFDLTDEYAVEAMTAIGERDEDAIAPGDDDGEHPNQRKNLDEIVFAGEFTPS is encoded by the coding sequence ATGCAACAGCAAAGCGATAGCGACAGCGAACACGCTGGTTCGACCGTCGACGGCCTCCGCGAACCGGTCGACGAACACCGCGATCCCGCATACGACATCGATCCGCTGTTCGTCAATCGGTGGTCGCCGCGGTCGATGACCGGTGACACGCTGCCCGAGGACGATCTCCTCGCGCTGTTCGAGGCCGCCCGCTGGGCTCCGTCGTCGTACAACAACCAGCACTGGCGGTTCGTCTACGCGACGCCGGACGACGATGCATGGGACGACTTCGTCGATCTGCTCGCCGAAGGCAACCGCGAGTGGGCGACCGACGCCGCGGCGCTCGTCGTAATTCTCTCGAAGACCACCTTCGATCACAACGACGAGCCTGCGCCCACCCACTCCTTCGACACCGGCGCAGCGACGGAGAACCTCGCGCTGGAGGGGGCACGCCGTGGCCTCGTCGTCCACGGGATGCAGGGATTCGACTACGACGCAGCCGCCGAGCTGTTCGATCTCACCGACGAGTACGCGGTCGAGGCGATGACCGCTATCGGCGAACGCGACGAGGACGCGATCGCTCCTGGCGACGACGACGGTGAACACCCGAACCAGCGAAAGAACTTGGACGAAATCGTCTTCGCCGGCGAGTTCACGCCGAGCTGA